A single genomic interval of Zingiber officinale cultivar Zhangliang chromosome 4A, Zo_v1.1, whole genome shotgun sequence harbors:
- the LOC121969368 gene encoding transcription factor BIM2-like isoform X3 produces the protein MLESMELEEKKVTHDFLSLYAADSSFEPEDPRSASQGFYLKTRDFLQPLDDGREQGGGRSGEMAAEKAVTGGAVPSCTGHSGDARVRTGDARQPDTTPVRVAIPIGFEAKPEPDYGSWSTTTSYGSYAGVPYGVWDDKTAVCREQWPSPIIDAAHGNGTGTISATTTATSSQRRLTPEMKGTYKEVDNDEVLGKRKCSSSHTDMTIKVHGRGSSLNEPRPNTPRSKHSATEQRRRTKINDSRFQIMRQIIPHSDQKRDKASFLMEVIEYIRFLQEKVQRYEAPSSTWNQDAAKLMPWKSSQPTSNGLSIPDEVIKTDPDPPHLFSTNCIDGIVPVTIPPSGKQSSATTDLVATKDRPLITSSRLTDNMDKERFRLQEQLIIDDGTISISNTYSHGLLNTLAQALQSSGVDLSHAGISVQINLGKRALNRTTATSATSTFKGCKRFDYSSVGNSIEQSKAPKRSKLENS, from the exons ATGTTGGAATCGATGGAGCTTGAAG AGAAGAAAGTAACGCACGATTTCCTTTCGCTTTACGCCGCGGATTCCTCTTTCGAACCCGAAGATCCAAGGTCTGCTTCTCAAG GTTTCTATTTGAAGACCCGAGATTTTTTGCAGCCGCTGGATGATGGGCGAGAGCAAGGGGGAGGGAGAAGCGGGGAGATGGCGGCGGAGAAGGCAGTTACCGGCGGGGCAGTCCCTTCCTGCACCGGCCACTCCGGCGACGCCAGGGTGAGGACGGGTGACGCGCGGCagcctgacactactccggtgcGGGTCGCGATTCCTATCGGGTTTGAGGCGAAACCCGAACCCGATTACGGCAGCTGGAGTACCACTACTAGTTACGGTTCCTACGCTGGTGTTCCCTACGGAGTGTGGGACGACAAAACTGCCGTGTGCAGAG AACAGTGGCCTTCCCCCATCATTGACGCTGCCCATGGCAATGGAACTGGAACCATCTCAGCTACAACTACTGCGACAAGCTCACAAAG GCGCTTGACTCCAGAAATGAAAGGGACATACAAGGAAGTTGACAATGATGAAGTTTTGGGAAAGAGAAAATGCTCATCCTCCCATACAG ATATGACCATCAAAGTACATGGTAGAGGGAGCAGCTTAAATGAACCAAGGCCAAATACACCACGGTCAAAGCACTCTGCTACAGAACAAAGAAGAAGAACCAAAATTAATGACAG TAGATTTCAGATAATGAGGCAGATCATACCCCATAGCGATCAAAAAAGGGATAAAGCATCATTTCTCATGGAG GTCATTGAATACATTCGCTTCTTGCAAGAGAAGGTACAAAGGTACGAGGCACCATCCTCAACGTGGAATCAGGACGCTGCCAAGTTAATGCCTTGG AAGAGCAGCCAACCCACTTCAAACGGTTTATCCATCCCAGATGAAGTCATAAAAACTGATCCTGATCCTCCACATTTGTTCTCAACTAATTGTATCGATGGTATCGTTCCAGTTACAATTCCTCCATCAGGCAAGCAGAGTTCTGCCACAACAG ACTTGGTTGCAACCAAG GATCGACCATTGATAACTTCATCTAGACTCACTGATAATATGGACAAGGAGAGGTTCAGACTTCAGGAGCAGCTGATCATCGATGATGGCACAATCAGTATATCAAATACCTACTCTCATGG GTTGTTGAATACGCTAGCTCAGGCATTGCAAAGCTCTGGTGTGGATCTGTCTCATGCTGGTATAAGCGTGCAGATTAATCTTGGAAAGCGAGCACTGAATAGAACTACTGCTACATCCGCAACTTCTACTTTTAAAG GATGCAAAAGATTTGATTATAGCAGTGTAGGGAACAGCATTGAGCAATCCAAAGCACCCAAGAGGAGTAAGCTAGAAAACAGCTAG
- the LOC121969368 gene encoding transcription factor BIM2-like isoform X1: MLESMELEEKKVTHDFLSLYAADSSFEPEDPRSASQGFYLKTRDFLQPLDDGREQGGGRSGEMAAEKAVTGGAVPSCTGHSGDARVRTGDARQPDTTPVRVAIPIGFEAKPEPDYGSWSTTTSYGSYAGVPYGVWDDKTAVCREQWPSPIIDAAHGNGTGTISATTTATSSQRRLTPEMKGTYKEVDNDEVLGKRKCSSSHTDMTIKVHGRGSSLNEPRPNTPRSKHSATEQRRRTKINDSRFQIMRQIIPHSDQKRDKASFLMEVIEYIRFLQEKVQRYEAPSSTWNQDAAKLMPWKSSQPTSNGLSIPDEVIKTDPDPPHLFSTNCIDGIVPVTIPPSGKQSSATTGIIAGISHKTELAPTCPSNLAFTQTWLQPRWFDIPKENCIAQPQRKLILNQDSMQDRPLITSSRLTDNMDKERFRLQEQLIIDDGTISISNTYSHGLLNTLAQALQSSGVDLSHAGISVQINLGKRALNRTTATSATSTFKGCKRFDYSSVGNSIEQSKAPKRSKLENS; this comes from the exons ATGTTGGAATCGATGGAGCTTGAAG AGAAGAAAGTAACGCACGATTTCCTTTCGCTTTACGCCGCGGATTCCTCTTTCGAACCCGAAGATCCAAGGTCTGCTTCTCAAG GTTTCTATTTGAAGACCCGAGATTTTTTGCAGCCGCTGGATGATGGGCGAGAGCAAGGGGGAGGGAGAAGCGGGGAGATGGCGGCGGAGAAGGCAGTTACCGGCGGGGCAGTCCCTTCCTGCACCGGCCACTCCGGCGACGCCAGGGTGAGGACGGGTGACGCGCGGCagcctgacactactccggtgcGGGTCGCGATTCCTATCGGGTTTGAGGCGAAACCCGAACCCGATTACGGCAGCTGGAGTACCACTACTAGTTACGGTTCCTACGCTGGTGTTCCCTACGGAGTGTGGGACGACAAAACTGCCGTGTGCAGAG AACAGTGGCCTTCCCCCATCATTGACGCTGCCCATGGCAATGGAACTGGAACCATCTCAGCTACAACTACTGCGACAAGCTCACAAAG GCGCTTGACTCCAGAAATGAAAGGGACATACAAGGAAGTTGACAATGATGAAGTTTTGGGAAAGAGAAAATGCTCATCCTCCCATACAG ATATGACCATCAAAGTACATGGTAGAGGGAGCAGCTTAAATGAACCAAGGCCAAATACACCACGGTCAAAGCACTCTGCTACAGAACAAAGAAGAAGAACCAAAATTAATGACAG TAGATTTCAGATAATGAGGCAGATCATACCCCATAGCGATCAAAAAAGGGATAAAGCATCATTTCTCATGGAG GTCATTGAATACATTCGCTTCTTGCAAGAGAAGGTACAAAGGTACGAGGCACCATCCTCAACGTGGAATCAGGACGCTGCCAAGTTAATGCCTTGG AAGAGCAGCCAACCCACTTCAAACGGTTTATCCATCCCAGATGAAGTCATAAAAACTGATCCTGATCCTCCACATTTGTTCTCAACTAATTGTATCGATGGTATCGTTCCAGTTACAATTCCTCCATCAGGCAAGCAGAGTTCTGCCACAACAGGTATCATTGCTGGCATCTCTCACAAAACAGAACTTGCCCCCACTTGTCCAAGTAATCTGGCTTTCACTCAGACTTGGTTGCAACCAAGGTGGTTCGACATTCCAAAGGAAAATTGCATTGCTCAACCACAGCGAAAGTTGATTCTAAATCAAGATAGCATGCAGGATCGACCATTGATAACTTCATCTAGACTCACTGATAATATGGACAAGGAGAGGTTCAGACTTCAGGAGCAGCTGATCATCGATGATGGCACAATCAGTATATCAAATACCTACTCTCATGG GTTGTTGAATACGCTAGCTCAGGCATTGCAAAGCTCTGGTGTGGATCTGTCTCATGCTGGTATAAGCGTGCAGATTAATCTTGGAAAGCGAGCACTGAATAGAACTACTGCTACATCCGCAACTTCTACTTTTAAAG GATGCAAAAGATTTGATTATAGCAGTGTAGGGAACAGCATTGAGCAATCCAAAGCACCCAAGAGGAGTAAGCTAGAAAACAGCTAG
- the LOC121969369 gene encoding rhamnogalacturonan I rhamnosyltransferase 1-like produces the protein MEGGALWSQGMCRLQRTAASNCLEERQISPKSEVEASRVQKLKSSMVSRPKIKLWMVRLTTAVLLWTCVLQLMAIGEIWGPRLLKGWPSCFTPVNESSPVVVVYKAVLPPKRIYRNNGYLMVSCNGGLNQMRAAICDMVAIARHLNVTLIVPELDKTSFWSDPSEFQDIFDVDHFITSLRDEVRILKELPLRLKARVDRGLVYSMPPVSWSDISYYENQILPLIQKFKVVHLNRTDARLANNGLPLEIQRLRCKVNYASLRFTPQIEELGRRIIRILRQQGPFMVLHLRYEMDMLAFSGCTQGCTPEEADDLTRMRYAYPWWKEKVIDSDMKRKDGLCPLTPEETTLVLRAFGIDSNFQIHIAAGEIFGGERRMQALSAAYPKVVKKETLLGPSYLRYFQNHSSQMAALDYLVSLESDIFVPTYDGNMAKVLEGHRRYLGFKKTILLDRKLLVDLIDQYTNGALSWDEFSSSVKATHAERMGGPSRRAVIPDRPKEEDYFYANPQECLPQPDKPWTT, from the exons ATGGAAGGCGGAGCTCTTTGGTCTCAAGGGATGTGCCGCTTACAGAGAACAGCCGCTTCTAATTGCTTGGAGGAGAGGCAGATTAGTCCGAAGTCTGAGGTGGAAGCTTCGAGGGTGCAGAAGCTGAAGAGCTCGATGGTGTCGAGGcccaagatcaagctttggatggTGCGATTGACGACGGCGGTGTTGCTTTGGACCTGCGTCCTCCAGCTTATGGCAATTGGGGAGATTTGGGGGCCGAGGCTATTGAAAGGGTGGCCATCCTGCTTCACTCCGGTTAATGAATCCTCTCCGGTGGTCGTCGTCTACAAAGCTGTTCTACCCCCCAAAA GAATCTACAGGAACAATGGATACTTGATGGTTTCATGCAATGGTGGACTTAATCAAATGAGAGCAGCG ATCTGCGACATGGTTGCTATTGCGAGACATTTGAATGTAACACTCATAGTGCCAGAGTTAGACAAGACCTCCTTCTGGAGTGACCCTAG TGAATTCCAAGATATATTCGATGTCGATCATTTTATAACTTCATTGAGAGATGAAGTTCGGATATTGAAGGAACTTCCTCTGAGGTTAAAGGCGAGGGTTGATCGAGGACTGGTTTATTCGATGCCGCCTGTTAGTTGGTCTGATATTTCGTATTACGAAAATCAG ATTCTTCCTTTGATACAAAAGTTCAAGGTTGTCCATTTGAATAGAACCGATGCCCGCCTTGCTAATAATGGTCTGCCGCTAGAAATACAGAGATTGCGCTGCAAAGTGAACTATGCCTCACTTAGATTCACCCCTCAAATTGAAGAATTGGGCAGACGGATAATTAGAATTCTGCGGCAGCAAGGTCCTTTTATGGTTCTGCATTTGCGGTATGAAATGGATATGTTGGCATTCTCCGGGTGCACCCAAGGTTGTACTCCTGAGGAAGCAGATGACTTGACTAGAATGAG ATATGCATATCCCTGGTGGAAAGAGAAGGTCATCGACTCTGATATGAAAAGGAAAGATGGTCTCTGCCCTCTAACACCGGAAGAGACCACTTTGGTACTAAGAGCATTCGGTATCGATAGCAATTTTCAAATACATATTGCAGCTGGAGAAATATTTGGCGGAGAAAGGAGAATGCAGGCTCTTTCCGCGGCTTATCCTAAAGTG GTAAAAAAGGAAACTCTATTGGGGCCTTCATATCTTCGATACTTTCAGAATCATTCATCCCAAATGGCCGCGTTAGATTACTTAGTTTCTTTAGAGAGCGATATCTTTGTTCCTACATATGATGGTAACATGGCTAAAGTTCTTGAAGGTCATCGCAG GTATCTCGGGTTCAAGAAGACAATTCTATTGGACAGGAAGCTGCTGGTCGATCTGATAGATCAGTACACCAATGGCGCCTTGAGTTGGGATGAATTCTCTTCGTCAGTGAAGGCAACTCATGCTGAACGCATGGGTGGCCCTAGCCGGAGAGCGGTGATTCCCGACAGGCCTAAGGAAGAGGACTACTTCTATGCAAATCCCCAAGAGTGTCTCCCACAGCCTGATAAACCATGGACTACGTGA
- the LOC121969368 gene encoding transcription factor BIM2-like isoform X2, whose product MLESMELEEKKVTHDFLSLYAADSSFEPEDPRSASQGFYLKTRDFLQPLDDGREQGGGRSGEMAAEKAVTGGAVPSCTGHSGDARVRTGDARQPDTTPVRVAIPIGFEAKPEPDYGSWSTTTSYGSYAGVPYGVWDDKTAVCREQWPSPIIDAAHGNGTGTISATTTATSSQRRLTPEMKGTYKEVDNDEVLGKRKCSSSHTDMTIKVHGRGSSLNEPRPNTPRSKHSATEQRRRTKINDRFQIMRQIIPHSDQKRDKASFLMEVIEYIRFLQEKVQRYEAPSSTWNQDAAKLMPWKSSQPTSNGLSIPDEVIKTDPDPPHLFSTNCIDGIVPVTIPPSGKQSSATTGIIAGISHKTELAPTCPSNLAFTQTWLQPRWFDIPKENCIAQPQRKLILNQDSMQDRPLITSSRLTDNMDKERFRLQEQLIIDDGTISISNTYSHGLLNTLAQALQSSGVDLSHAGISVQINLGKRALNRTTATSATSTFKGCKRFDYSSVGNSIEQSKAPKRSKLENS is encoded by the exons ATGTTGGAATCGATGGAGCTTGAAG AGAAGAAAGTAACGCACGATTTCCTTTCGCTTTACGCCGCGGATTCCTCTTTCGAACCCGAAGATCCAAGGTCTGCTTCTCAAG GTTTCTATTTGAAGACCCGAGATTTTTTGCAGCCGCTGGATGATGGGCGAGAGCAAGGGGGAGGGAGAAGCGGGGAGATGGCGGCGGAGAAGGCAGTTACCGGCGGGGCAGTCCCTTCCTGCACCGGCCACTCCGGCGACGCCAGGGTGAGGACGGGTGACGCGCGGCagcctgacactactccggtgcGGGTCGCGATTCCTATCGGGTTTGAGGCGAAACCCGAACCCGATTACGGCAGCTGGAGTACCACTACTAGTTACGGTTCCTACGCTGGTGTTCCCTACGGAGTGTGGGACGACAAAACTGCCGTGTGCAGAG AACAGTGGCCTTCCCCCATCATTGACGCTGCCCATGGCAATGGAACTGGAACCATCTCAGCTACAACTACTGCGACAAGCTCACAAAG GCGCTTGACTCCAGAAATGAAAGGGACATACAAGGAAGTTGACAATGATGAAGTTTTGGGAAAGAGAAAATGCTCATCCTCCCATACAG ATATGACCATCAAAGTACATGGTAGAGGGAGCAGCTTAAATGAACCAAGGCCAAATACACCACGGTCAAAGCACTCTGCTACAGAACAAAGAAGAAGAACCAAAATTAATGACAG ATTTCAGATAATGAGGCAGATCATACCCCATAGCGATCAAAAAAGGGATAAAGCATCATTTCTCATGGAG GTCATTGAATACATTCGCTTCTTGCAAGAGAAGGTACAAAGGTACGAGGCACCATCCTCAACGTGGAATCAGGACGCTGCCAAGTTAATGCCTTGG AAGAGCAGCCAACCCACTTCAAACGGTTTATCCATCCCAGATGAAGTCATAAAAACTGATCCTGATCCTCCACATTTGTTCTCAACTAATTGTATCGATGGTATCGTTCCAGTTACAATTCCTCCATCAGGCAAGCAGAGTTCTGCCACAACAGGTATCATTGCTGGCATCTCTCACAAAACAGAACTTGCCCCCACTTGTCCAAGTAATCTGGCTTTCACTCAGACTTGGTTGCAACCAAGGTGGTTCGACATTCCAAAGGAAAATTGCATTGCTCAACCACAGCGAAAGTTGATTCTAAATCAAGATAGCATGCAGGATCGACCATTGATAACTTCATCTAGACTCACTGATAATATGGACAAGGAGAGGTTCAGACTTCAGGAGCAGCTGATCATCGATGATGGCACAATCAGTATATCAAATACCTACTCTCATGG GTTGTTGAATACGCTAGCTCAGGCATTGCAAAGCTCTGGTGTGGATCTGTCTCATGCTGGTATAAGCGTGCAGATTAATCTTGGAAAGCGAGCACTGAATAGAACTACTGCTACATCCGCAACTTCTACTTTTAAAG GATGCAAAAGATTTGATTATAGCAGTGTAGGGAACAGCATTGAGCAATCCAAAGCACCCAAGAGGAGTAAGCTAGAAAACAGCTAG